A region from the Penaeus vannamei isolate JL-2024 unplaced genomic scaffold, ASM4276789v1 unanchor4567, whole genome shotgun sequence genome encodes:
- the LOC113811521 gene encoding PRKR-interacting protein 1 homolog, with amino-acid sequence MSDTEKKGSSESQVTVVRNATDLQRLKLEKLMKNSEKLAFIPDRPKDKKFSDPAEFVRNVMGSSAGAGSGEFHVYRHIRRREYARQEFLNQMKDKDNLNHEYHEKIEENRRALEAKTAKKRAKRQRQKEKQAAKRQKLKEMKKKGITVEKQSSSSESSEEEEEEEEEKEKEERVREEEEKREILKKGEEVKGDGKKDGEKEGGNKDSKQHQKEDGEGTGDTREESKDPRKEILEKDDEKCEK; translated from the exons atgtctGATACGGAGAAGAAAGGGTCTTCGGAAAGCCAAGTCACTGTGGTTAGAAATGCGACGGACCTTCAGCGACTAAAGTTGGAGAAACTGATGAAGAATTCG GAAAAGCTCGCGTTCATTCCTGATCGGCCTAAAGATAAGAAGTTCTCTGATCCAGCTGAGTTTGTGCGCAATGTTATGGGCTCAAGTGCAGGAGCTGGCAGTGGTGAATTCCACGTCTATCGGCACATCCGGCGCAGGGAGTATGCACGTCAAGAATTTCTCAACCAGATGAAGGACAAG GATAATCTGAACCATGAATACCATGAAAAAATCGAGGAGAATCGTCGTGCTTTAGAAGCCAAAACAGCTAAAAAAAGAGCgaagaggcaaagacagaaagagaaacaggcagcAAAGAGACAAAAGttgaaggagatgaaaaagaaaggaataacagtTGAAAAACAGAGCTCGTCCTCGGAAAgcagtgaagaagaggaggaagaagaagaagagaaggagaaggaagagagagtgagggaagaagaggagaaaagagaaatattgaagaagggagaagaggtgaagggtgatggaaagaaggacggagagaaagaaggtgggaaTAAGGATAGTAAGCAGCATcaaaaagaggatggggaagggaccGGTGACACAAGAGAAGAAAGCAAGGAtccaagaaaagaaatattagagaaagatgatgaaaaatgtGAGAAATGA